A segment of the Mangrovimonas sp. YM274 genome:
GGAGAGCGTACACCAAAAGGGGCCGAAAAGGTTGTGATGGTAGACTGTGCTTTGTTTGCGGTGGAAGAATTGATGAAACAGCACCAGGAGTGTTTGTTGTACGGACAGGATGTTGGAGGAAGATTGGGAGGTGTGTTCCGTGAGGCTGCTACCTTGGCTCAAAAGTTTGGAGACGATCGTGTGTTCAATACGCCTATTCAGGAGGCCTTTATTGTGGGATCTACGGTTGGGATGAGCGCCGTTGGTTTAAAACCTATTGTTGAGGTTCAGTTTGCCGATTATATCTGGCCAGGATTGAATCAGTTGTTTACCGAAGTAAGTAGAAGCTGTTATTTGTCCAATGGAAAATGGCCTGTAAGTATGATTTTACGGGTGCCTATTGGAGCTTATGGTAGTGGAGGACCTTACCACTCGTCTTCTGTGGAGAGTGTGGTAACCAATATCCGTGGGATTAAAATTGCCTATCCAAGTAATGGTGCCGATTTAAAAGGGTTGATGAAGGCAGCCTATCACGATCCAAATCCAGTGGTTATTTTTGAGCACAAAGGATTGTATTGGAGTAAGGTAAAAGGAACGCAAGGAGCTACTTCGGTGGAGCCTGCCGAGGATTATGTGTTGCCTTTTGGGCAAGCTTGGGTACTTCAGGAAATATGGAAACAGGAGGAGGTTGAAACCTTAACAATTGTGTCCTATGGAATGGGAGTGCATTGGGCGATGAATGCTTCGGAAGAATTGGGGATGCAAGACCAAATTGAAGTGATTGATTTACGTACGCTATATCCTTTGGATGAAGAGACCATCATGAAATCGGTGAAGAAGACCGGTAAGTGTTTGGTGGTTACTGAGGAGCCTTCCAACAATAGTTTTGCTAGGGCTTTATCAGGGAAAATTCAGGAGGAATGTTTTAAATTTTTGGATGGACCTGTGATGACCATTGGTAGTGAAAACATGCCAGCCATTCCATTGAACAGTACTTTAGAGCAGACCATGATTCCGTCTACAGAAAAAGTGAAAGAGAAAATTATTCAGTTATTGGAATATTAAAAATAAAAAAGCGACTCGATTGAGTCGCTTTTCTTTTATAGGTTGTATTCTGAGAGTGGTTTAGTAAATTTCTCTGGATCGGCGGCCAGATAATATCTAGGATCGTCGATGTCTTCAATCACCACATCTTTAAATTTAGGATTGGCTTTATATAGCAAGGTTTTGCAATCTTCGCTTAAGTGTTTTAGTTTGATGGATTTCCCTTCAGCTTCATATTTGTTCACCAAATTTGTGATGGCTTCCAAAGCAGAGTGGTCGCTTACTCGAGATTCCACAAAATCAATTTCTACGTTATCAGGGTCGTTTTTTACATCAAACTTCTCGTTGAAATTTTGAATGGACCCAAAGAATAAAGGTCCCCAAATTTCATAAGTTTTGGTACCGTCCGGTTGCATGCGTTTACGAGCTCTAATCATGGTGGCATTTTTCCACGCAAATACCAAAGCCGATAAAATAACTCCAATAAATACCGCAATTGCCAAATCAAAAATAACGGTTACCGCCGATACAATAATCAATACAGCGGCATCTGCCACAGGGATTTTTCTGATAATTCTAAAACTGGACCAAGCAAAAGTTTCAATAACCATCATAAACATAACCCCTACCAAAGCAGCAATTGGTACTTGCTCAATATATTGCGCGGTAAATAGGATGAAGGTCAACAATGTTAAGGCCATCATGATTCCGGAAAGTCGTCCTCTTCCGCCTGCATTAATGTTAATGACAGTTTGTCCAATCATACCACAACCCCCAGTGCCTCCAAACAGACCACTTACAATATTCCCTGCTCCTTGAGCTACACATTCACGGTTTCCGTTTCCTCTGGTTTCTGTAAGTTCATCCACCAAGTTCATGGTCATCAATGATTCAATAAGCCCCACAGATGCCGCTAAAAAAGCATATGGAAGGATAAATTTCAGAGTGTCTAAATTGAAAGGTAGGTTTTGCCAAAGTTCAAGATTTGGAGTCGGGAACTCGCCTTTTAGGCCTTCACCTCCCCCTTCTACGATATAAGAACCAACAGTACTCACATCAAGGTTAAAGAACACTACAATACCCGTGGTAACAAGAATTGCGGTTAGGGCCGCTGGGATTTTGGAGGTCACTTTAGGCAACAACCAAATAATGGCCATCGTAAGTCCAACAAGGCCTAGCATCGTGTAAAGTTCCATGCCTTGCATTGGGATGTCAATATATTTTTTTAGGCCATCGGCCCCAATTTCCAATTGTTTGTGAGAGAACATGCGGACTTGTGCCAAAAAAATTACGATGGCTAATCCGTTTACAAATCCCATCATTACGGGGTGCGGTATCAAGCGTACAAAACGCCCCAATTTAAACACACCAGCCGCTATTTGGATAATTCCCATTAAAATGACGGCAGCCAATAGATAGAAATAGCCCATATTTTCAACAGGCGTATCAAACAACATTCCTTTGGCATGTCCTTCAGAAATAAGATGAACAAAAATAACGGCAACAGCTCCCGCTGCGCCAGAGATCAATCCTGGTCTTCCACCAAAAATTGCGGTGATCAATCCAATAATGAAGGCACCGGACAATGCTACCAAGGGGTCTATCTGTGCCACGAAGGCAAAGGCAACCACTTCGGGAATCATCGCCAATG
Coding sequences within it:
- a CDS encoding thiamine pyrophosphate-dependent enzyme encodes the protein MNKDILERGFSNLCTAKAMAELYEANFKVVSKYVHATSRGHEAVQTALGMQLLPQDYAFPYYRDDAMLLSFGLQPYDLMLQVLAKKDDPFSGGRTYYSHPSLKDLDKPKIPHQSSATGMQAIPATGVAMGMQYLEKQGLKNPVLGDVELSDDAPISVCSLGDASVTEGEIAEAFQMAALKQMPILYLVQDNGWDISANEAETRAQSAFEYAQGFNGLEAISIDGANFIESYEAIEKVIATIRKERRPFLVHAKVPLLNHHTSGVRMEWYRDDLEEAKTRDPYPVLKQQLLDHGFSAEEIEEIEAAAKAKVEADYERALQAEDPQPEDLFTNDFAAAPITEEKGERTPKGAEKVVMVDCALFAVEELMKQHQECLLYGQDVGGRLGGVFREAATLAQKFGDDRVFNTPIQEAFIVGSTVGMSAVGLKPIVEVQFADYIWPGLNQLFTEVSRSCYLSNGKWPVSMILRVPIGAYGSGGPYHSSSVESVVTNIRGIKIAYPSNGADLKGLMKAAYHDPNPVVIFEHKGLYWSKVKGTQGATSVEPAEDYVLPFGQAWVLQEIWKQEEVETLTIVSYGMGVHWAMNASEELGMQDQIEVIDLRTLYPLDEETIMKSVKKTGKCLVVTEEPSNNSFARALSGKIQEECFKFLDGPVMTIGSENMPAIPLNSTLEQTMIPSTEKVKEKIIQLLEY
- a CDS encoding SulP family inorganic anion transporter, which encodes MFKNFTQNPKNDIFAGITVSLAMIPEVVAFAFVAQIDPLVALSGAFIIGLITAIFGGRPGLISGAAGAVAVIFVHLISEGHAKGMLFDTPVENMGYFYLLAAVILMGIIQIAAGVFKLGRFVRLIPHPVMMGFVNGLAIVIFLAQVRMFSHKQLEIGADGLKKYIDIPMQGMELYTMLGLVGLTMAIIWLLPKVTSKIPAALTAILVTTGIVVFFNLDVSTVGSYIVEGGGEGLKGEFPTPNLELWQNLPFNLDTLKFILPYAFLAASVGLIESLMTMNLVDELTETRGNGNRECVAQGAGNIVSGLFGGTGGCGMIGQTVININAGGRGRLSGIMMALTLLTFILFTAQYIEQVPIAALVGVMFMMVIETFAWSSFRIIRKIPVADAAVLIIVSAVTVIFDLAIAVFIGVILSALVFAWKNATMIRARKRMQPDGTKTYEIWGPLFFGSIQNFNEKFDVKNDPDNVEIDFVESRVSDHSALEAITNLVNKYEAEGKSIKLKHLSEDCKTLLYKANPKFKDVVIEDIDDPRYYLAADPEKFTKPLSEYNL